TTTACTTCCAACTATGATCTTAATTGGCAAAACTCCTAAAATCTTAATAACCTATATGGTGAAAGCAAACACCAAAAATTCCATAGAAATCATATCCTTAATTGATTTCCTTAAGGTGTGCAACATCCTCAATGGCATAATATTCATCGTGGATCCATTATCCATTAATATTGTTGAAGTCGGCCTCCGATTAAGATGAGCCTTAATATACAAAGGCTGAACATGTTTGGTCATTGCCTTAGAAggtttttcaaaaattacctTCGGGCACCCTTAATAGTTGGGTATTGAATTGTAACACAATTGTAATGATTCTTCGGTCCCTCATAATCAACTTCACATGCCCCCTGAGCTTGCTCGTCTATCCTTCATGACTTCTTTATTTCCCATTATTGAAAGGTGGATGGCAAAGTAACTAACACCGTCACACACTCAAAAGGAATAGAAACTTCTCTAAACATGAAGCTTCCCTAGATTAATTCCTCATTTTTACCAAAACTATCAATAGACTCATAGTCGCTCCATCCTGTTGCCTTAATAGATTCCAAAGGAATATACACATAAGCAGGTCTAAAATAAAACACTTTATAATCATACTTGCCTGAAAGTTAGCCGAGTAGGTCTTCGGTGAACTTCCTTTTGAATTTACTGCTCTCATACTCAGGTTTTTCCTTTGCATTAGAGACCCCTTTTGTGGCAGCTCTTTTGTCATTGCTATATCCTATTCTGAGTCCTTGTGAGAGGCTGAGGAAACTTTCTATGGCAAACAACATGCCATTGTAAACTAGGTTCCATATATGGTTGTACAACAATTGTTTTGCTTTCTTTGTGTATTCACTACTGCTTTTTTAGTAACAAGTTGTTTCCTTGCTGGATAACtccttgttttttttatttttcttaaatcaaaaattttttTAGAACCCATACCTCGGGATACACTTCTCCAGAATATATTCCTTTGGCTTTTGAATCCACTGccctctttttatttaaaagagtTCTCAAATCAAAAGAAGCAGTATTAATTGTAGCCACAGGAGGGAAAGGGTTCTCATCGATCAATATTTGTTTCTTGTTCTCTGGGTACTTTAAGATACCCTTATTGATTCGGTCTTGCACTGCATTATTAAAGCTCCAACAAGCATTGGTCGAATGGTTTAAGAGTTATGAAATTTGCACTACTCTTTGCCTTAATCTCCTCTTTAAAAGGAATTTTATGGTTTGCAGGGACAATGATGAACTTCTCTTTGAggagataataaaaaatttcctcCGTCTTTCCAATATCAAAAGTAAACTGGAGCTGAGCATTTGTGGCTTGTGTTTTCTTCCATAGATCCGATGTCTTTTTAATAAGTAGCAGAAAAACACAAGATCTAATGAATTGATGTTAGCTACTACCATGTCATGCGCGTTCATCTCTTGAAACTATGTCCATATagctgcttttcttttttgattctCTTCTCTTAGAAGTTCCTCATACTTTGAAACTTTAACAgctaattcataaaaattctTGAATTCCATGACTTGAAACTTTTTTCTTAACTATATGTCAAGACCCTTCTGCGCCACCTTGACGTACTCATTCTCAGGTAGGAATGTTCCGGATGGCCAACTTGACGCAGGCTAGGTCCATACAACTCCTAGACTACCTCCCTTACAGCATCTGCATCAATGTTGATATGTGGGTTCTGCACGTGAAGAATATTTCCTTGTTGAAATCCATTTCCAAGAACGGTTCCATGAGAGACTCCTTCATGAAACAACTCTACCTCATAGAGATAAGGCTGAGCAATAGAATTTATAGTTACATGGAACTGTTGAGGAAGCACAGGCTTGCCATTTTGGCGGCCATTGGGTTGTGGAACCCTAGTAGGTCCATGATTCTTTTCCCTCCTATAAGGAGGTTGGTATCTTTCTTCATTCTATAAACATGGCGGTGCATTAATTTCATGGGAATCCCTTAAGGATTGCCCCCTCGAGCTCCTCAACCACTTGACGAGCAAGCCTAGAAACGACATCCTCTTGATTTCGAATAGAAATCTCATGTATGCAAtgcaataaattttaagtcAGAATAGTTATTTGACGATTACTCTCATAGTAAGACTTAAGGCCTTCCCATTGGGCATCAACCAGTACCTTGAGTTTCTCCTCAACTCTTCTACTAAACTCTTCCGACTGTCTTTCTCTCTCctcatttcttcattttatagTTTGCATAAATTTTTTCAGGTCATCAAAACTAGAAACATAAGATCTTAAGAGTTACTTGTTATCCGAACAACAAGATCTACTGAGACTTGTGGCACTACCTCATCTTGGGCGCGAGGCACTTGTTTATGCCAACAATAGTTGCAAATGGCATCCTGTATCGATTTACGAGATATGTGGTGTCAAAGCTCACCACATTATAAAACTCTTGAAAAGCAACCTCACAATGTGGATGAACCTAAAGCACATTCTTCAGTCTTCCTTCTTCATCTGTAtcaattaaatagaaagatctCTGTCATTTTGTTGCATGGATAGGAACAATTTACGAATGGCCTCTACATCACTATCATCGAGTCTACTTTCAATGAAGTTCCTACAATGTTTAGGGAGGCAACCTAAATTTTCAAGGCCACCTTTTTGAACCTCAAGCAACCGAATACTCTTGTATGACCTTATTCCAACAATGTCGTTTGCTTCTAAAGACCTCTTCATTTTAATACTCAAATTCCTATTGTTGGGCATCAATCTCGACATGTCAGGATCAAGGTCGTGGTTCTGATCATATATTTGTTTAGAAACCACTCAAACACTACCTTTCATAATTGACTTATCCTTTTGGGATAGTTTATCCTCTTGGATAATTTCTCTGTGTATGCTTTCCTCCCTCTGACACAGCTAATTGTTTGATACATGTAATGCCACTTTTATCTTTACTAGTTAATTTCTTTGCTACGCTAAATCGTTTCAATGCACCATGAAGTCTATAAGTATgaaataagttattaatattGGCAAACAACATTCATGGCTTAGAACCTTCTGCAaagttcaaataattattgCCTTCGATTTCATTAACTACATCAACATCGTCATGGTTCATAGAGTCATTTGAATCTTCAgcgaaattattttctatttcatctTTTTCAAAATCGAGAACATGTGTATCTTCCCTTCCATCGACATTACTTTCATCTTCTCTTCCTTCTTTATTGTTCATCGCATATGGGTTATCATGGTTTCCATCACCACTTTTCATTAAACTATCATCTTCATTAAACTCAAATGTCTCCTCCAGTAATTGATTTCTGTGTCGgttattatataaatcatCCATTGAAGAAGCAAGTCTAATAGAGGGAGATACTAGAagagaaactaaaattattttctagattttGGTCTTCTTTGGCAATATCTAAAATTCTTTCACCTTATACTAGTTTTATAGCAACTTAATTAAATTGGATTAATTATCTAGTTGTTGAAATTAAATTGCTTTAGTTTTCaatgttctttttattaattaaatctagattaatatgaaaagaaagagggagATTTTAGCACCACCCTGTGCAACTTTTGAGGCGGTAATGCAATATCTTCTAATGACgccaaaacagaaaaaaaaaagtgttttggtaattttacttctcaatttaaaaaaattgattcgGATCAAACTGATCCGTTTAGCAACAccctttaaaataaattggaaaaacAATAGAAGGGCACttagaaattagaaatattgACATCTACTACAGTAACTTCAGAGCTGATCGTGTTGCATCCCTCAAGCTCAGgaaagtaattattttctgCATGTTTAATTATGTAATGCCTCTACCACTATAGATTCTCTCTTAGCCTTTTCTCAAATATTAGTTTACAGAATTTATTCTACATATGCACTTCTGAAATGCGAAATGAAAAGAGCTTAGTTTGCATTGGGACTTGAAAGTGGCAGGGCTGAAATTGACAAGAAATGTGCACTTCAAATCtgatttattttgcttattgCAGCGGTAGATACCTTAAGGTACTGCAGATTCCCATGAGTGATGTCACTGATAAGATGGGGGAAAAGCATGCAGAACCATAGGTGAATTTGACGGTTTTAGACATTACATACTGTTTGAAGATCACATCCAAAGGGCTTGAAGCATTAGGGAAGAACTGCAAATCGTTGATTCATCTGAGGAGAAATATGCTCCCACCAAAGTGGGAGAGGCCTGTCGGAGGAAATGTCCTGCACTTTGAGATAGTGAGGCAATGGTCTTGCCTATAAAATGTCAGGGCTTTAGCATCTTGAACTTGGTTTTGGCTCATTTCTGGTCTTGATGCTATCCTCAGCGAGTGCAGGGCTCTTTCTCACCTTGACATTCTAGGCTGCTGGAATGTCAAGCTCGAATGTGATCTGGAGAATAGGTGCATGCAGCTTTATTTTTACAACAGCCCCTGCAGTGATGATTATGTCGTTGATACTGATGAAATAAATAGCGATGAAGAATTTCCTTACATAGATAAAAATCTGATTGATTTGGATTTTTTCCATTCTTTATATCGTgcattttacaaattaaaggACCAGAAAcgtttgatttcttttttggaaGGTCAAATCCTAACTGAAACAACCACGCTGAAAGAAGTTACTTAAAAAAAGTTGAGGTCAAAGTATAGAAAGAGTGGTAGAATACTTAATACTGTTTTATTGGGGAACTTTATCTTAAATTTTGTAGTGATGATACCTTCAAACAAGTtggttatttatcaattgcTTTGGCAAAAGGCATTCGCTTGATCAGAAGTCGTCCAGTTGCCGGTTTGCAGCCTGATTTAACCAATGAAATCACATATTCATGCTGGATTGCTGGATAGCATTACCAAGGAGTTTGAACACAACTAGTTTCCACCCAAATCTTACggagtttctttctttcaactGTCTTGAGACATTACCACTCTTCCCGCAACAAATTAGCAATTGAGATACTATGCGTGCAACTTTCATGGgttataaaatgaaataagaacaaagaaaattgATATCACTACTCAAAAACTGCATTGCAACAGAAATCTGAAGTTTGCaagaaataatagataatTCAGCCACCTAATGATAAGTGAGCCAATATGACTACAGTTTAACTAAATGTTCCAAGAACTCAGGAATAAAACAAGATTTCAAGGATAAAACAAGCCGCTAACTCAAGCCCATCTAAGTAGTAAGCTCCATAATAGCACTAACAATATCCCCACTGTGTGTCTTGAGTGCCTTGACAGCCTTGCTCCTTGGTACTCCTGCTTGTGTCATAACTAGATCAATGTCTCGAGGCTCAACCCCTGTCTCATCaacttcttcctcttcttcatcaGCCTGAGCAGCAGCAGCTGCACCAGAAAGATCTGATTTTGGAAGCACAGATGCCATATCTGGCATCCTAAATTGTTGGGCAGCCTGTGTCTGCAACTGAGAGCTCAAATCCTCAATCTTAGCCTCCCCAAATATGACATATGTCTCAGAGTTTGGACTCTTAAAGACATCTGGctttgaaatgaaaaatagtaTCTGAAAGGCCcaaaatttcttttgtaaGTTAACAAAAACCAAATAGGCAAATGATAGACTATAACAGAGTACAAAATGAAAGGAGAGCTAACATTTTTAGTTCTCTTGATGGTGACCCTGCTTACACCAGTAACCGGTTTCATCCCCAGCTTCAACATTGCCTTGCgacttttcttttcacttcTGCTCTGCTTTGAACTCCCATTTGCACCTGCATATCacattctaataaataattccaACAGGGTAGATAGAGAGAAGGAAGCCTATCCCTCTAATATAAACATGTAATGCATAAAACTGACacagaaattgaaaatatcaTTTAGAGAATCTCTTGCGACCTGCAAGAGCAAAATTAGAATCACCAACTCAAAAGCAGTTTGCAATCTGCTGCATGTGTTATAACAGATAGATTTACATTAATAACATAACAGAAatgatgaaagaaaatatgatgAGATAAACATCAAGAACACTGCCAGTTCAAAGGCATTAGCATGAAATTATACATCGTGCATAAGCACAGATAAATTCCCTTCTTCAAAGTAAGATATCGTGAGGTTTGACCAAACTATGTTGTCCCTTTATCGCTTCTCCACATCCAAAAAATCCAATATCTACTTATTTTAAGAACTTAAATGTTTTGATTGACTTCCTAAATATTCAGCATGTAGGAgcaaaattttgtaaaaaagtTGTCTCATAGTTACAAAACCAGACAATGCTTCAAGACAAGCTGTTAAACAACAAGACAGCCACGAACAAAGGTCCTGCAATAAGATGCTCCGGCAAGTATGAGCTTACCAATGCCCTACTATATCAACCAAATAACAGGGGTGGACACGTGTTTAAGGTAACACGCAATCGTTTTACTAAGCCAATCTTCCATTTTCCAACAATTTTGGCACTACTGTGAAACTCCAATTGAAACAAGAACAAATACATCTTGTTTAGAGTGTGTATCCATTTTCGAAATGAATATTGAgacaataaattattcaaatacACATGTCTAATCAGCCAGGCGAAAACAAATTGATATTTCAGTTTCCAAATGGTTGCAAAATCATCAATCTATTTGGCATACAAGTTTACAGTCATTTCAAAAACATTTCTTATAATCATCCAATagggaaaaaaattattttgccCAAAACCCCAGAGTTGAAGTTGCTAAAGCCAGTAAAGATTTCACATTCCACACGAATTTGAGAAAGCCAGCTTCAATAATCAGCCATATTTGCCAACAGAAGCATACACGATATCAATATCaccaaaaacaataaatataggCAAACCAAGGAACCCAGCAAAGAAAAGGAGTAGGCATCCACCTGGAGTACCAGCTTCCTTATCATCATCCTCGTCGTCGTCGTCGTCGTCGTCGTCGTCATCTTCGTCATCGTCCTTCTCGTCCTCTTTCACGTCCTCCACTACAGGCTCATCCTCAtgctaaagaaaaatgataaagaattatttaaagGAAAACTtaacaaacaaagaaaaggaaatgaagaaatgaagagCTACAgattttttaagaaagaagaatCAAAGACCTGAAGTATTTTCTTGGTCTCATCGTCAGTGGCGGGGATCTGCTCAGCAGCTACTTCAGGGTTGGTGGTCTCAGCCTCAACAACGGGACCTGGAGACATGGCCGCCTTTGTTTGTTTTGGGATAACGAGGAATGGCAACTGAGATAGATAGAGAGCCGCGTTAGGGATAGAGTGTTTCTGTATGTTGCTGCTTTTGGTGTCTTCTAGGCTTTATTGCGGGAGCCTCTAATGGCGAGGGTTCCTACTAACTGGGCCTCAGTTTCTTAAGCCCATTATTCAGTTCGTCACTAGTTGAGTAACCAGTGTTAGACTATCCGTCTCTAATCATATTTACTCCAAAATGCTAAAATAACTTTTCCAATAGGTTTCTTTGGAAATTAAGGAGATGGTGACTAGGGGAGAGCAAAATCTTCAAAAATCTAAAACCGAATCGCACCAATTCTTGTTCGATCgattcagttttttttttgtataaatttaatttattcagtctaaaaaattttattagttcggattaattttatattaaaaattcaacttAATCGAAATAACCgatatctttaattatttttatttttaattatcaaaatactgAATGCTCACCTTTAATAGTGTTGATGTCCAAATGTCTCtctgaattttttttgaacTATCAAATACATTTCTATTCGGGTTAATTATGAGTTCCCTCGCCTCCACCATCTCCTAATATTATCACATGGTGCTTTTGCTCTTTAAACCATCACTAGTGACGCCTAATGGTTTCTTGGtctatagttttttttattacatacATATTTATACCGTTGAACTTATATTGATTAGTCAGTTTAATACTTTAACTTTCGGTTTAATCTAATAAACACctgaattttacttttttaatatttaaacaccTTCAACTTTCAATTTAACTTAACATGCatctaaactttattttttagtaatatttaaacactttgcAATACATAGTTGAACGTATTAAATGAAGACACATGTTAAAAAgtgttaaaatatcataaaaaataagttcAGGTATTTATTAGGTTAAATCGAATATTAGGATGTTAAACTCACTAAATGACCAAATTTCAGAGgcataaatatgcatttggccTTTTTTTGAACAATTTGTCTATGATTTTGACAACTGCATTTTggtaaaataaatgatatttagGTCTTGATGAAGGCATTTTTGGTGTATGAAAAACTTATTACTCTAATGAGTATTATAATGGTTTTGAACTTGTGAGGcattcttgtatttttatattataaaaggaaatgaatttaaaaagtGGAGAAGAACTAgtaataaattcttatatttttaaatatattgattttattttgagaaaatgtGCAAATAAGCCAAATCCCTAACATTTAGAGTGAGGAGTAgctaaatttctaatattttttgggTACAAATAAACacgtaaaaatattttagttgtACTTTATGCCTCCAGATAAATGAAAATTacatttcaaatataattaatgatgttgatATGAATGTTAAGTCATGTGCGGTAAGGTTCTAAGCGAAAGGCCTTTGTCGTTTCTCTGTGTTCAGGCGGTTGAGCTTTTCTAAGGTTCTTTCCTACCTCATTTTTGGTGTGAGTTCATCCTTTATTGTACTTTAATGAGTGACTACTGCTTAGTTTTTATGATTAATGTGC
The Ricinus communis isolate WT05 ecotype wild-type chromosome 1, ASM1957865v1, whole genome shotgun sequence DNA segment above includes these coding regions:
- the LOC8270842 gene encoding nascent polypeptide-associated complex subunit alpha-like protein 2, yielding MSPGPVVEAETTNPEVAAEQIPATDDETKKILQHEDEPVVEDVKEDEKDDDEDDDDDDDDDDEDDDKEAGTPGANGSSKQSRSEKKSRKAMLKLGMKPVTGVSRVTIKRTKNILFFISKPDVFKSPNSETYVIFGEAKIEDLSSQLQTQAAQQFRMPDMASVLPKSDLSGAAAAAQADEEEEEVDETGVEPRDIDLVMTQAGVPRSKAVKALKTHSGDIVSAIMELTT